One genomic window of Pseudoxanthomonas sp. includes the following:
- a CDS encoding DUF4398 domain-containing protein, whose translation MIRSFAQFPGLLCAACLAFAAISTADAQEAAVAELASAQAAVQRATDADADQYAPDLIQAARDKVSQAQALTETRSGRKQAPQVALQAQADADLARARSEQATVQAKLAQEQSEIDRLRKALNLPEGTP comes from the coding sequence ATGATTCGTAGCTTCGCACAATTCCCAGGGCTGCTGTGTGCGGCCTGCCTGGCCTTCGCGGCCATCTCCACTGCCGATGCGCAGGAAGCTGCCGTTGCCGAGCTGGCCTCGGCACAGGCGGCGGTCCAGCGGGCCACCGATGCCGATGCCGACCAGTACGCACCGGACCTGATCCAGGCCGCGCGCGACAAGGTGTCGCAGGCGCAGGCGCTCACCGAAACCCGCAGTGGTCGCAAGCAGGCGCCGCAGGTGGCGCTGCAGGCGCAGGCCGATGCCGACCTGGCGCGCGCGCGCAGCGAGCAGGCCACCGTCCAGGCCAAGCTGGCCCAGGAACAGTCCGAGATCGACCGCCTACGCAAAGCCCTCAACCTGCCGGAGGGCACGCCATGA
- a CDS encoding YdcH family protein: protein MFEGQPQSEIEAMIKTDPEFKHLYQRHRKLDKKVTDAELGVLPIGEATLGQMKREKLLAKQRLLRKYEAAPH from the coding sequence ATGTTTGAAGGGCAACCACAGTCCGAAATCGAGGCAATGATCAAGACCGATCCAGAGTTCAAGCACCTTTACCAGCGCCATCGCAAGCTCGACAAGAAAGTCACTGACGCCGAGCTTGGCGTCCTTCCCATCGGCGAAGCCACCCTCGGACAGATGAAACGGGAAAAGCTCCTGGCCAAGCAGCGCCTGCTGCGCAAGTACGAGGCAGCGCCGCACTGA
- a CDS encoding pyridoxal-phosphate dependent enzyme — protein sequence MAIHSSVLDLIGNTPIVRAQHLDVGPCELYLKLESANPGGSIKDRIGLSMITAAEARGDLKPGATLVEGTAGNTGLGLALVAQQKGYRLILVVPDKMSREKIFNLKAMGAEVVLTRSDVAKGHPEYYQDLAARIASETPGAYFINQFGNPDNPAAHEFGTGPEILEQMGGELDAIVFGCGSSGTMTGLSRAFAKASPNTELVLADPVGSILTEYINEGTLSEKSGSWLVEGIGEDFLPPISDFSRVKRAYAIADRESFLTARELLAKEGILGGSSTGTLLAAALRYCREQTTPKKVLVFVCDTGNKYLSKMYNDYWMLDNGFVDRPQHGDLRDLILRPYSQKDTVVVAPTDLLTTAYQRMKLYDVSQLPVMEGEKLVGIIDESDVLLHVYGDEARFGDPVSTAMVSKLERLDVKSPIEALLPVFDRGQVAIVTDKSTDKFLGLITRIDLLNYLRRRVQ from the coding sequence ATGGCGATCCATTCTTCGGTCCTCGACCTCATCGGCAACACTCCCATCGTCAGGGCGCAGCACCTGGACGTTGGTCCGTGCGAGCTGTACCTGAAGCTGGAGAGCGCCAACCCGGGTGGTTCGATCAAGGACCGCATCGGCTTGTCGATGATCACTGCTGCCGAAGCGCGCGGTGACCTCAAGCCCGGCGCCACGTTGGTCGAAGGCACGGCCGGCAACACCGGCCTGGGCCTGGCGCTGGTGGCCCAGCAGAAGGGCTACCGCCTGATCCTGGTGGTGCCGGACAAGATGAGCCGAGAGAAGATCTTCAACCTGAAGGCGATGGGCGCCGAAGTGGTGCTGACCCGCTCGGATGTGGCCAAGGGCCATCCTGAGTACTATCAGGACCTGGCCGCGCGCATCGCCAGCGAGACGCCTGGGGCCTACTTCATCAACCAGTTCGGCAATCCGGACAATCCGGCCGCGCATGAGTTCGGCACCGGCCCGGAAATCCTGGAGCAGATGGGCGGGGAGCTGGACGCGATCGTCTTCGGTTGCGGTAGTTCCGGCACCATGACCGGCCTGTCGCGCGCCTTCGCCAAGGCCTCACCCAACACCGAACTGGTCCTGGCCGACCCGGTCGGCTCGATCCTCACCGAATACATCAACGAAGGCACCCTGAGCGAGAAGTCCGGCAGCTGGTTGGTGGAAGGCATCGGCGAGGATTTCCTGCCGCCGATCTCCGACTTCAGCCGGGTCAAGCGTGCCTATGCGATTGCTGACCGCGAGAGCTTCCTGACCGCACGTGAGCTGCTGGCCAAGGAGGGCATCCTGGGTGGTTCCTCGACCGGCACGTTGCTGGCCGCGGCACTGCGCTACTGCCGCGAGCAGACCACGCCCAAGAAGGTGCTGGTGTTCGTCTGCGACACCGGCAACAAGTACCTGTCCAAGATGTACAACGACTACTGGATGCTGGACAACGGCTTCGTCGATCGCCCGCAGCACGGGGATCTGCGCGACCTGATCCTACGCCCGTACAGCCAGAAGGACACGGTGGTCGTGGCGCCGACCGACCTGCTGACCACCGCCTACCAGCGCATGAAGCTCTACGACGTCTCGCAGCTACCGGTGATGGAAGGCGAGAAGCTGGTCGGCATCATCGATGAGTCCGACGTGCTGCTGCATGTCTATGGCGACGAGGCGCGCTTCGGCGACCCGGTGTCCACCGCGATGGTCAGCAAGCTGGAGCGACTGGATGTGAAGTCGCCGATCGAAGCACTGCTGCCGGTGTTCGACCGTGGCCAGGTGGCGATCGTCACGGACAAATCCACCGACAAGTTCCTGGGCCTGATCACCCGGATCGACCTGCTGAACTACCTGCGTCGGCGCGTGCAGTGA